The genomic DNA GCGGCGTGCTGGCGCTCGTCGGCCTGTTTGTCGCGCTCAAAGCACGGCGGCCCAATCCCGTGCCGATCGCCGATTAGTCCGGGAAACGAACAACGCTGTTCGGCCCCGGCAGGACGGGCTTTCCGTCCGACGGCGCGAGCGGCTGCCACCGCCCGCCCTTCGCGAAGGCGTCGATCGACGGATAGGCACCGATTTCCCGGACGCCGTCGATCGCGAACGGAAGCCCTTCCGCACCGAGCGGTGAATTGGCGTCGGCGATGTGGAAGTGCAGGTGCGGCTCGGACCCCTGGCCGGTGAAGCCCAGCGCGCCGATCTCCTGCCCGCGGCGCACCCTGTCGCCGACGCGCACCTTCAGTCCCGGCTTTAGATGCTCGTAGAAGGCATAGCGGCCGCCACCGATGTCGATCGCGATGTAATTGCCGGTGGCGTCGGCGAGCGTCTCGACGCCCTGAGGCGCGATGGTGCCCGGCTCCGCGACATCGTCGCGCGCGGCGATCACGATGCCGTCGGCAACGGCGAGCACCGGCGCGCCATAGCCGTGCGATGCGGAAAGCGGCTGGCCGCGGCCTTCGCCGCGCGTCGTCCCGCCCTTGGCGCCGAGCTTGAGGAAATCGACCGCGAACCGGCCCGGTATCCGCGCCTTGCCGCCCACCGCATAGACGACGCGGCGGTGGCCGCGCTCCATGCCCGCATCATAGACCGCCGCCCACGGCCCGCCGCGGAGAGGCGGGCCGATCGCGACCGCTGGCTTGCCGACCGTGGCCCGCACATCATCCGCCAGCAAACCGTCCGCGCCGACAATCCGGTGCGCGATGAACTCGGGCGGCGCGCCCGCGACCGTCAGATCGAGATAGGCGATGACGCGCTGGCCGGGCGCCACGATCGCAAGTCCCGCGCCCGCCCGTATCCCCGCGCGCCCGAGTGCAACGTCAAGCGTGGCGCCCTCGAGCCGCGCGAGGCGCTTGCCATCCGCGGTGACCTCGATCGCCGCGATCTCCAGCGGTTCGGCGGCAAAGTTGGTGAGGTGAAGCTCGTAGGCCAGGCGCTGGCCGTCGCGAACCGGAACGGGCTGCGGCGGATGGGGGACGCTGATGTCGAACCCCTGCCGGACCGGCACGGCAGGCGGAACAGCGGCGAGCAACGCCAAGGCGGCGGCGATCAGAAGCGAAATGCGCAACGCCCGTCTCCCACGATCCGCCCCTTCCGCCCGCCCTGGGAAATGGGTAGCGAAGGCGGGTGGACATCTACCTCCCCATCGCCGGGCTTTCCGTCAATGCGCTGGTGATCGTCGGGCTGGGCGGGATCGTCGGGCTGCTGACCGGGATGGTGGGCGTCGGCGGCGGCTTCCTCACCACGCCGATCCTGATCTTCTACGGCATTCCCCCCGCGGTGGCGGTCGCTTCCGCGACCACCCAGATCACTGGCGCCAGCGTCTCCGGCGTCATGGCGCACCAGCGCCGCAAGGGCGTCGACTATCGCATGGGCGCGGTGTTGATCGCAGGCGGCATCCTCGGCTCGCTCGCCGGCGGCGCGCTCTTCCGGCTGCTCCAGAACAGCGGCCAGATCGATACCGTCATCGCCTTGCTCTACGTGCTGCTGCTCGGCAGCATCGGCGCGCTGATGGCGAAGGAAGCGGCGATCGCGCTCGGCCTGATCAAGGCGAGCGAGAGGGCCACCGCCAAGCCCGCCAAACGCCACAATCCGCTGATCGCGATGCTGCCGATGCGCTGGCGCTTCTACCGCTCGGGCCTTTACATCTCGCCGCTGGCGCCGCTGCTGCTCGGCTTCCTGTCGGGCGTGCTGACCGTGCTGCTCGGCATCGGCGGCGGCTTCATCGTCGTTCCGGCGATGATCTACATTCTCGGCATGTCGACGCAGGTCGTCGTCGGCACCTCGCTGCTGATGATCCTCGCGGTCACCGCTGCCACGACGATGGTCCACGCCACCACCACCAAGTCGGTCGATATCGTCCTTGCCGCGCTGCTGCTTCTGGGCAGCGTGATCGGCGCGCAATATGGCGCACGGTTCGCGCAGAAAGCGAAGCCCGAACTGCTCCGCCTGCTGCTCGCTATCATCGTCCTCGCGGTGGCGGCGCGGATGGCGATCGGCCTCGGCTGGCGTCCTCCCGAAATCTACACGGTGCAATTGCTGTGAGACTGCCCCGCGCCGCCTTCGCCGCGTTGATCGCGCCGCTCATGATCAGCGCCACCGAGCCCGTGCTGGTGCCCGACGTCTCACAGCGCGACATCCAGATCCGCTACTCCTTCACTGGCGCGGAGCTGCTGCTGTTCGGTGCGATCCTCTATCCGCGCGGCCAGGTGCCCGACGATCCCGCCGACATTGCGGTGGTGGTGAAGGGCCCGCTCGAGCCGATCCTGGTGCGCGAGAAGCAGAAGGTGGCGGGCATCTGGATGAACGTCGAGAGCGAGCGGTTTCGCTCCGCGCCCTCCTTCTACGCGGTCGCCTCCTCGCGCCCGCTACCCGAGCTGGTCGATGACCGGATGGCGGCGATCTACGAGCTGGGGCTCGATTATCTCCAGCTCTCGCCCGGCGCGGGCGGCACGGCGGAGATGCGGCGCCGCTTCGAAGGCGGACTCATCGATCTCAAGAAACGCGCGCAGCTTTATTACGAGGACCCAAAGGGCGTCGAGATCAGCGAGGGCGTGCTCTATCGCGCACGCATCCCCATTCCAGCGCGCGTGCCGGTCGGCAAGTTCACGGCGGAGACCTTCCTGATCCAGGACGGCCGCGTGGTCGCGGGCGCGGTGCGCGACATCAATATCGAGAAGCTGGGCTTCGAGCGGTTCGTCGCCGACAGTGCCGATCGTCATTCCTGGCTCTACGGCCTCGCCGCGGTTGCGCTTGCGCTCCTGCTCGGCTGGGGCGCGAGTGCCGTCTTCCGCCGCCAGTAAGAGGCCGCGCATCACGGGAAATCAGTTGTTTACGCATTTCGCGTAGCTCTCGGCGCTTCATGGGCCAGTGCAGCCAGGGATGACGCGCGAATGACCGACATGATGAACCTCCACGGCGCTTTCCCGCGCGACGAGGATGCCGGCTACACGGGCGCCGCCCGCCCGGCTCCGGTAGCGGCGCAACGCGAGGCCTTCGGCACCGTCATCGAGATCACCGGCGCCGGCGCGCGCATCCAGATCGACGGCCGGCGGCTGCGCGATCTCGCCAGCGACCCGGACCCGAGCGTCGCGCTTTCCGGCCAGGTCGGCAGCAACGTTAAGCTCGGCTTCAACCGCCGCTGGCTGGTCGCCACCGTCCGCAACCTCAAGATGACCGACGCCGCCGGCGACATGGTCATCGCCGACATCGACTTCCTCGGCGAAGGCGACGAGGGCGAAGGCGGAAGGCTCGCCAACTTCAAGCGCGGCATCACCGGCTATCCGATCCCGGGCGTCCGCGTCCACGCCGTCACCGGCGGCGATCTGAAACAGATGTTCGCCACCGACGACCGTCCGCACATCGAGATCGGCACCGTCTATCCGACGAAGGACGTCCGCGGCGCTCTCTATATCGACGCGCTGCTCGGCAAGCATTTCGCTTTGCTGGGATCGACCGGCACCGGCAAATCCACCTCCGCCGCGCTCATCATGCACCGCATCTGCGAATTGGCGCCCGAAGGCCATATCGTGATGGTCGATCCGCACGGCGAATATTCGGCCGCGTTCAAGGGCCATGGCGAACTGTTCAACGTCGACAATCTCGCCATGCCCTACTGGCTGATGAACTTCGAGGAGCATTGCGAAGTGCTGCTCACCACCACCGGTGCGGACCGGCAGCAGGATGCCGACATCCTCGCCAAATGCCTGCTCATCGCGCGCGGTAAGAACCGTTCCGCCGAGGGCATCACCAAGCTGACCGTCGATGCGCCGATCCCTTATACGCTGACCGACCTCTTGGGTGCGATCACCAACGAGATGGGGCTGCTCAACAAGGCGACCGACACCGCGCCCTATATGCGGCTCAAGACCAAGATCGACGAGCTGAAGACCGATCCGCGCTACAGCTTCATGTTCTCCGGAATGCTGGTTGCGGACAGCATGCAGGGCTTCATCGCCAAGATCTTCCGCCTGCCCGCCAAGGGCAAGCCGATCTCGATCGTCGACGTCTCCGGCGTGCCGTCGGACATCGTCTCCGTCGTCGTCTCGGTACTCTCGCGCCTCGTCTTCGATTACGCGATCTGGTCGCGCAACGAGCTGCAACGCCCGGTGCTGCTCATCTGCGAGGAAGCGCATCGCTACGTCCCCGCCGACAAGACCTCGACCGGCCAGGCGGTCCGCAAGATCCTCGAGCGGATCGCCAAGGAAGGCCGTAAGTATGGCGTCAGCCTCGGCCTCATTACCCAGCGCCCGTCCGATCTTGCCGAGGGCGTGCTCTCGCAATGCGGCACGATCATCGCGATGCGCCTCAACAACGACCGTGACCAGGCGTTCGTGAAGAGCACGATGCCGGAAGGCGCGCGCGGCTTCCTCGACGTCATCCCGGCGCTCCGCAACCGCGAGTGCATCGTCTGCGGCGAGGGCGTCTCGATCCCGATCCGCGTGACGTTCGACGATCTCGAGCGCGATCGCTGCCCGGCCTCGTCCGACCCGTTATTCTCCGCGCTCTGGAAACAGACGGGCGACGAGGAAGCGATGATCGGCCGCGTCGTCAAACGCTGGCGCTCCCAGGGGCGCTAAAGGCTTCGGATCGAAGTGGTACTTCGATCCGGGATTTCAGAAAGACAAGGGTTTAAGCCCCGTTCGCGGTTTTCGCGGGGGTCTCGGCGGTTGCCTGCTGGACCGGCTGGGCGCGGCCGCCCACCGGCACCGCGAGCAGCGACTTGAGCTGCGAGCGGAAGCGGGCGAGATCGGCGCCGGCGAGCTGGGCGCGGGTGGTGAACTTCACCGAGGCCGGATTGATCGCCGCGCCGTTGCGGTACATCTCGTAGTGGAGATGCGGACCGGTCGAGAGGCCGGTCGATCCGACATAGCCGATCACCTGGCCGCGGCGGACCTGGGAACCGGCGCGCGCGACGATGCGGCTCATGTGCGAATAGGAGGTGGCGAGCCCGCCGCCATGATCGATCCGCACCTGCTGGCCATAGCCGCCATGCCAGCCGGCACCGCTGACGCGGCCGTCGCTGGCGGCGAGGATCGGCGTGCCGTAGCCGGCGCGGAAATCCATCCCCTTGTGCATCCGCGAATAGCCGAGGATCGGGTGGCGGCGCATACCGAAGTTGGACGAGACGTTGCCCGGCACCGGCCGCTGCAACATGCCGGTGGTCTTGCCGACGCCCGACGCCTCGAACCACTGGGTGCGGCCGTCCTGATCCCACTGCATGAGCTGCAGGTTCTTGCCGCGGCTGCGCGACAGGCCGGCGTAGAGGAGCTTGCCCGATTCCGTCTCGCCGGTGGCGGCGCGGCGGTGCTCTAGGATGATGTCGAAACGGTCGTCGGCGCCCAGCGTATCGATGCCCGTCTGGCTGGCGACGGCGCGGATATAGCCCTCCACCGCCTTGGCGGGGGCGCCGGCGGCGCGCGCCGAGCGATAGAGGCTGGAGCCGATGCGGCCGGTGATGCGGAGCGGCGTATCGTCCACCGCGATCGGGATGGGGCGGACGGCGAGACGGCCGTCGACGCGCTCGACCGCCATCTTGAGATCGAAGCGGGCGCGGAAAGTCAGCAGATCGAGCGGACGCGCGACCTGGCGGTTGGGGCGGCGGCCGAGCGTCACGTCGAGCACGGTCCCCGGCTTGATGTCGGTGAGCGGCAGCACGCCGGAGATCATGCCCGCGATCTGCTGCGCCTCGCCCGCGCCGACGCCGGAGCGTTCGAGGACGCGCGCGAGACCGTCACCGCGCGCCAGCGTCGCGAGCAGATCGACGCTCGGCCGCTCGGGCGTGTCGGTCAGCGGCTCGACCGCGTCGGTCGGCGCCATGCGGCGGCCGGTATCGCCGCCGAAGGCGAGCGGCGCGATGGCGAGCGCGCGGGATTCCTCCCACTGCGCATCGGTGAGCTTGGGCGTCGAGGCGACGGCGATCGGCTCGAGGCCCGGCGCGAAGCTCCACGCCGCGAAGCACAGCGCGGTACAGGTCGCGAGGCCACGCAGCCATTCGCGCGAGCCGATGCGGACGCCGAGATCGACGACGAATTCGAGATCGCGCGAACGGTCCTGAAGATCGGAAACGCGGGTGCCGAAACCCTTGGGCGCGCGGGGACGGCCAATGGCGTGATCGAGGCTGAGCGCCGCTGCACCCGCAGCCGGCCCGCCATTCATGTTTCCGAACTGATACAAGAAGGAAAAATGCCCCCTGCGCTGCGCGCAATGACCCCATGCCGCATGTGCGGCGCCCGTGCGAAGGACTGTGGGGAAACAGGGTTAAAGTAAAGTAAAGCGCCGCTTCCTCACGGAATCGCTGCGGCGAAAGGTGCGTGCGCGGGGATGAACGGAGCCCGGATTCGGGTTACCGCAGGGTGGTTTGCGGCGTTGCTTTCCGCCCTCGCCGCGCCAATCTAGGCAGATATGCGCGACCGCGCCGAGCTGACGGCCATCCTGGGCCCGACCAACACCGGCAAGACCCACCTCGCCGTCGAGCGGTTGTGCGCGCATTCCAGCGGAATGATGGGCTTCCCGCTGCGGCTGCTGGCGCGCGAGGTCTACGACCGCGTCGTCGCGATCAAAGGTGCCAACCAGGTCGCGCTCATCACCGGCGAGGAGAAAATCCTGCCGAAGGACGCGCGCTGGCTGCTGTGCACCGCGGAAAGCATGCCGCTGGAGCGCGACGTCGCTTTCGTCGCGATCGACGAGGCGCAGCTCGGCACCGATCCCGAGCGCGGCCATGTCTTCACCGATCGGCTGCTCCATGCGCGCGGGCGCGAGGAGACGATGATCCTCGGCTCCGAAAGCCTCGCGCCGATGGTCCGCGCGCTGCTGCCCGACGCGAAGATCGTCGGCCGGCCACGCTTCTCGACCCTCTCCTACGCCGGGCCGGCCAAGCTCTCGCGCCTGCCGCCGCGC from Allosphingosinicella indica includes the following:
- a CDS encoding M23 family metallopeptidase, with amino-acid sequence MRISLLIAAALALLAAVPPAVPVRQGFDISVPHPPQPVPVRDGQRLAYELHLTNFAAEPLEIAAIEVTADGKRLARLEGATLDVALGRAGIRAGAGLAIVAPGQRVIAYLDLTVAGAPPEFIAHRIVGADGLLADDVRATVGKPAVAIGPPLRGGPWAAVYDAGMERGHRRVVYAVGGKARIPGRFAVDFLKLGAKGGTTRGEGRGQPLSASHGYGAPVLAVADGIVIAARDDVAEPGTIAPQGVETLADATGNYIAIDIGGGRYAFYEHLKPGLKVRVGDRVRRGQEIGALGFTGQGSEPHLHFHIADANSPLGAEGLPFAIDGVREIGAYPSIDAFAKGGRWQPLAPSDGKPVLPGPNSVVRFPD
- a CDS encoding sulfite exporter TauE/SafE family protein, encoding MDIYLPIAGLSVNALVIVGLGGIVGLLTGMVGVGGGFLTTPILIFYGIPPAVAVASATTQITGASVSGVMAHQRRKGVDYRMGAVLIAGGILGSLAGGALFRLLQNSGQIDTVIALLYVLLLGSIGALMAKEAAIALGLIKASERATAKPAKRHNPLIAMLPMRWRFYRSGLYISPLAPLLLGFLSGVLTVLLGIGGGFIVVPAMIYILGMSTQVVVGTSLLMILAVTAATTMVHATTTKSVDIVLAALLLLGSVIGAQYGARFAQKAKPELLRLLLAIIVLAVAARMAIGLGWRPPEIYTVQLL
- a CDS encoding TIGR02186 family protein encodes the protein MRLPRAAFAALIAPLMISATEPVLVPDVSQRDIQIRYSFTGAELLLFGAILYPRGQVPDDPADIAVVVKGPLEPILVREKQKVAGIWMNVESERFRSAPSFYAVASSRPLPELVDDRMAAIYELGLDYLQLSPGAGGTAEMRRRFEGGLIDLKKRAQLYYEDPKGVEISEGVLYRARIPIPARVPVGKFTAETFLIQDGRVVAGAVRDINIEKLGFERFVADSADRHSWLYGLAAVALALLLGWGASAVFRRQ
- a CDS encoding helicase HerA domain-containing protein, whose product is MMNLHGAFPRDEDAGYTGAARPAPVAAQREAFGTVIEITGAGARIQIDGRRLRDLASDPDPSVALSGQVGSNVKLGFNRRWLVATVRNLKMTDAAGDMVIADIDFLGEGDEGEGGRLANFKRGITGYPIPGVRVHAVTGGDLKQMFATDDRPHIEIGTVYPTKDVRGALYIDALLGKHFALLGSTGTGKSTSAALIMHRICELAPEGHIVMVDPHGEYSAAFKGHGELFNVDNLAMPYWLMNFEEHCEVLLTTTGADRQQDADILAKCLLIARGKNRSAEGITKLTVDAPIPYTLTDLLGAITNEMGLLNKATDTAPYMRLKTKIDELKTDPRYSFMFSGMLVADSMQGFIAKIFRLPAKGKPISIVDVSGVPSDIVSVVVSVLSRLVFDYAIWSRNELQRPVLLICEEAHRYVPADKTSTGQAVRKILERIAKEGRKYGVSLGLITQRPSDLAEGVLSQCGTIIAMRLNNDRDQAFVKSTMPEGARGFLDVIPALRNRECIVCGEGVSIPIRVTFDDLERDRCPASSDPLFSALWKQTGDEEAMIGRVVKRWRSQGR
- a CDS encoding M23 family metallopeptidase, whose translation is MNGGPAAGAAALSLDHAIGRPRAPKGFGTRVSDLQDRSRDLEFVVDLGVRIGSREWLRGLATCTALCFAAWSFAPGLEPIAVASTPKLTDAQWEESRALAIAPLAFGGDTGRRMAPTDAVEPLTDTPERPSVDLLATLARGDGLARVLERSGVGAGEAQQIAGMISGVLPLTDIKPGTVLDVTLGRRPNRQVARPLDLLTFRARFDLKMAVERVDGRLAVRPIPIAVDDTPLRITGRIGSSLYRSARAAGAPAKAVEGYIRAVASQTGIDTLGADDRFDIILEHRRAATGETESGKLLYAGLSRSRGKNLQLMQWDQDGRTQWFEASGVGKTTGMLQRPVPGNVSSNFGMRRHPILGYSRMHKGMDFRAGYGTPILAASDGRVSGAGWHGGYGQQVRIDHGGGLATSYSHMSRIVARAGSQVRRGQVIGYVGSTGLSTGPHLHYEMYRNGAAINPASVKFTTRAQLAGADLARFRSQLKSLLAVPVGGRAQPVQQATAETPAKTANGA